From Sparus aurata chromosome 9, fSpaAur1.1, whole genome shotgun sequence, a single genomic window includes:
- the LOC115587442 gene encoding immunoglobulin superfamily member 10-like: MYRSVCVSVALPALLALTLVSHVSQACPRSCNCYQASEVHCTFRSLFTIPPGLPAHTRRINLGFNSISRIHDSSLAGLKKVELLMLHSNDLHNLPDGVFRDMKSLQILKLSYNKLREISSSLTFSGLTSLLRLYLDHNLLQHIHPRALLQLPSLRLLRLQGNRLHQLHPNTLCTLSLLNTYYFSTLRHVDLSNNSLTTLPRETIATAPLLETLVLQANPWSCDCRMNWFFTWIQAHPGLMKCPGGPQCPICGSPDSLQGQGLLEQTDLLCTSPIIPSPGRDTPSETEISEVQSTEYFREPLGSASLGLSDQLGNSVDLSCNITHSSDSQDIAPPPDLSMSSSSPLPLALSLSLECPVERHSYEKLWRILAYYSETAVQLEREIMLSKAPALAYRYRQTAETDGYYHTGVKASVKVRPQWLLQPAISIQLNRAQSNGHKVQLIYSTRVSAHPDSTSQPSTSYPTSHPWVLISTYQATPALAAAAGSKVELPCPLLSSANPKVEWILPDGSKHISPSNSLDGRLLATTSGLLLNKVQLSDSGIYYCIARAGRDVDVLPLRLAVEESSFPPSGEQVGPPVTGTVGEPVSLSCMASGSPVPHMSWVLPDGNIVRRGLAVSGGLTIQSNGSLFLSNPSRRDAGHYRCIAVNQYGSDSLSMQLQLYSRHPPPLRTPFPRGPQSAAGRSTKIRAPLLHQVEEGSGDEGEEEEKPIIGNRRRPRPLQPSPNRRYPIGNPRRRGPVREGPLRRGGAPVSPTDQRRTRFENRHRVTTNKQRIDPQKWADILAKIRQKTAQSNNSQSIAAGKPTAEPGGLGKEGDTGGHDGGDDIERGRAAGAGMEAETEGSSVDDSDLREEGLQPIQPVQKTIPDTETNTEIMKETEKSETPKPIENEAETPIQTEKAGPQTQTVTNLETRKEPVTSKPISGTNEIASEPDEGDEREATPNPSTIRPQNPRQGLFPNLVPNSRPQNPWNSRRRIGQRRRINRPRGRPLNPTRLLPDLTNLRSQTTTPETTTAQIDISSLASTSTSPAILLTQSGHNGNKVSLTPPASNTLGISTLKSASPSQTPSSSSFTSLSTSRTKTPMMTHSANIPDAAESTLSNTPTPSPTQSDTVDAHTDVADTDGRTNTHGTQTHTETHTALGKHADRPPSKHSEELERNLLGVPYVSHSSISVSPTLSSTSSSPTAKITTPSTTPKSIQSTSSATTSTTTTTLPTTTTTTITTSPTMSTSTTMIIPTSSNTRSTSTTHSSTTGTTTTLLHTFTTPTTTTTTTTTTSSTTSTSPSTTTTTTTTTTAPILTSTTPTTTITLSTSPSTASTATTSATTTTDTPTTSTRITISAETSPTTTRSATPSTPTTTTMVTSTSTTASSRQRPSVGKVDPRGRPVSGAPTQSRPPTDWKNPGANSIPDSHSSRPNLLPSPPLPAAPGPPVVRSRPRIADPHIRTASFPAESTARLSCEAQGEPKPSITWTKVATGAVMSIHSRAQRFEVLPNGTLVIQNVQLQDRGTYICSAHSFLGRDRLLTTLEVWTRPPRMQLASYREVTIHQGGEVHLECQADGVPSPLLSWVLPDRSVLTSTAPSTSRITMDTNGTLHISVTLPSDRGVYRCVASNSAGAASASVRVHVSSMPPVIQQPREEHLLLSPGRPVYAHCSARGAPPPVLRWRIPDGTLVRPSQFLHGNLFVLPNGTLHIRKVGPKDSGNYECIASNAVGAHKRIVKVEIEAERGQGGGRNEGAKAVATEKPSSSSKDRTFSIPSNPSKPFIRPPSPFDRSKTLPLTPSSSHSSSHAQQPNPTNSPPKINETVTASPTHLTSINKVLTNNTKVSPSIINNTRAISSPPSDKARASAVLHPLPISPFSKARIVSTSPSITTVYYGGVLQLHCSVTGNPAPIIIWRTPNRKLVDMNFSFDQRLKVHPNGSLSVQAVTEKDAGDYLCIARNKVADDYRLLRVSVATKPAKIEPKQPINQMVMFGKPLKVDCQASGLPDPAVRWSLPDGTMVNSVLQGEERGGRVRRLTVFDNGTLLVPAVGMGEEGEYTCYAENQGGQDTMKVKVKVMMTSPPTFSDDRSYHVVKVRQGMTATIHCQATGDPAPTLTWFSPTNRVIPQSLGSGFYSERVVVVLGGTLEVRMAQKIDTGNYTCRASNLAGGRRIVVGLEVEGGRSLSTNNGPGSVQSSRSGDNINNAGIIQNGFTNGVTSRSNNSSINGYSDNNGRIRNFVPNTGVSIATSGFNPALRSDSHNGFNRPVSGVTTQLGSSGISTGLSRNIGITADNTGINRNGPGILSSQHSVGNSHRGDSADRNPGTNNNEVIAGKADARDSARISAISRNVGVYSSSVSNNGGNGFSTGVTSVNSRNSGSVGIAAGNTGTKNSSNTVVGLVTTIKQRALKGQTVLLPCPSQGSPPPRLAWLLPGNGVLPAPYYGSRLTVHRNGSLELRGVRVSDSGTLVCVVRSERGETRIQVELEISEQQEVEARAPYRVEKPVQENAGVIAAPSSGASLGPAQSLSSRPVLPRISVTQKPPHRSPSLPAAPLLPVGAPSRSTGPVSEPAVSTRTAPLVSIINGETLRLHCPGSQTQGSLSWTMPSGKSLSRGESGDSGRCIVQEDGTLTVHQASVFDRGTYTCRSTSFDSSSVSVVTVPVIVIAYPPRITMGPSPVTYTRPGVAVELPCLTIATPKATVTWETPDLTQLRVMGQARIYGNRYLSPQGSLVIQNPTSRDTGFYRCTAKNVIGVDTKATYLHVI, encoded by the exons ATATTAAAGCTGAGCTACAACAAGCTGAGAGAGATCTCTTCATCTCTGACCTTCTCCGGCCTGACCTCACTGCTGCGTCTCTACTTGGATCACAACCTCCTCCAGCACATCCACCCCCGGGCACTGCTCCAGCTGCCTAGCCTCAGGCTGCTACGTCTGCAAGGGAACAGGCTGCATCAGCTGCACCCGAACACTCTGTGCACACTGTCCCTCCTGAATACATATTACTTCTCTACGCTCAG GCACGTCGACCTATCCAACAACAGTCTAACCACTCTGCCCAGAGAGACCATAGCGACAGCACCTCTGCTGGAGACTCTAGTGCTGCAGGCTAATCCGTGGAGCTGTGACTGCAGGATGAACTGGTTTTTCACTTGGATTCAGGCTCATCCAG GCTTAATGAAATGTCCCGGTGGCCCTCAGTGTCCAATCTGTGGCTCGCCTGATTCCCTCCAAGGACAGGGTTTGCTTGAGCAGACTGACCTTTTGTGCACCTCGCCCATCATCCCATCCCCTGGAAGAGACACACCTTCGGAGACAGAGATCAGCGAAGTCCAATCAACTGAATACTTCAGAGAGCCTTTGGGGTCTGCCTCTCTGGGTCTGTCTGACCAACTGGGGAACAGTGTTGATCTGAGTTGCAACATCACTCACTCTTCTGACTCTCAGGATATTGCTCCCCCTCCAGATCTCTCCatgtcctcctcttctcctctacCCCTTGCTCTGTCACTCTCCCTGGAGTGCCCTGTGGAGAGACACAGCTATGAGAAACTTTGGAGGATCCTGGCTTACTACAGCGAGACTGCAGTTCAACTGGAGAGGGAGATTATGCTGAGTAAAGCCCCGGCATTGGCCTACCGCTACAGgcagacagcagagacagacgGATATTATCACACTGGAGTCAAAGCTTCTGTGAAAGTCAGACCTCAGTGGCTGCTACAGCCAGCCATTAGCATTCAGCTAAACAGAGCGCAGTCTAACGGACACAAAGTTCAACTAATATACTCAACAAGAGTTTCTGCTCATCCTGACTCTACCTCTCAACCCTCAACATCCTACCCCACCTCTCACCCATGGGTGCTGATTTCAACTTATCAAGCAACCCCAGCActggcagcagctgcaggcagTAAGGTGGAGCTACCGTGCCCTCTTCTTAGCTCTGCTAACCCCAAAGTAGAGTGGATTCTCCCAGATGGATCCAAGCACATCTCCCCCTCCAACAGCCTAGATGGTCGGCTACTAGCCACAACATCTGGCTTACTTCTAAACAAAGTGCAGCTCTCAGATTCTGGGATCTACTACTGTATAGCCCGGGCTGGCAGGGATGTAGATGTTCTCCCCCTGCGCCTGGCTGTGGAGGAGTCCTCTTTTCCGCCCTCAGGAGAGCAAGTGGGACCTCCTGTAACCGGAACAGTTGGAGAGCCTGTCAGTCTGTCCTGCATGGCCTCTGGTTCTCCAGTGCCTCATATGAGTTGGGTGTTACCTGATGGAAACATAGTACGGCGAGGATTAGCTGTATCAGGTGGGCTCACTATACAGTCAAATGGAAGTCTATTTCTATCTAACCCTTCTCGGAGGGATGCTGGTCATTACCGCTGCATTGCGGTCAACCAGTATGGTAGTGACTCTCTGTCCATGCAGCTGCAACTGTACTCACGACATCCCCCTCCACTTAGGACTCCTTTTCCCAGAGGACCACAGTCAGCTGCTGGCCGGTCAACCAAGATACGAGCTCCGTTACTACATCAAGTGGAGGAAGGATCGGGGGAtgaaggggaagaagaagagaaacccATTATTGGCAACAGGAGGCGTCCAAGACCTCTCCAACCTTCCCCAAACAGGCGTTATCCAATCGGAAACCCCAGAAGACGTGGGCCTGTGAGAGAAGGACCCCTTAGAAGAGgaggagctcctgtatcacctACTGACCAGAGAAGAACCCGCTTTGAGAACAGACACAGAGtgaccacaaacaaacaaaggataGACCCTCAGAAATGGGCTGACATCCTGGCTAAGATCCGACAAAAGACTGCTCAAAGTAATAACAGCCAGTCCATCGCAGCAGGAAAGCCCACAGCTGAACCGGGGGGATTAGGCAAAgaaggagacactggaggacatGATGGAGGTGATGATATAGAGAGAGGTAGAGCTGCAGGGGCAGGGATGGAAGCGGAAACAGAAGGATCATCTGTTGATGACTCTGATCTCCGAGAGGAAGGCCTGCAGCCCATTCAGCCCGTTCAAAAGACAATACcagacactgaaacaaacacagagataatgaaagagacagaaaagtcTGAAACACCAAAACCTATAGAAAACGAGGCAGAAACACCCATACAGACAGAGAAAGCAGgtccacagacacagacagtgaCAAACCTAGAGACACGGAAAGAACCAGTCACGTCTAAGCCGATCTCAGGAACAAACGAGATTGCCTCAGAACCAGATGAAGGAGATGAGCGAGAAGCAACCCCTAACCCATCTACAATCAGGCCTCAGAATCCCCGTCAGGGACTCTTCCCTAATTTGGTTCCAAACTCCCGGCCTCAAAACCCTTGGAACTCCCGCAGGAGGATCGGACAGCGAAGACGAATCAACAGACCCAGGGGGCGACCTTTGAATCCAACGAGACTTCTCCCTGACCTTACGAACCTGAGATCACAAACTACAACACCTGAAACGACCACAGCTCAAATTGATATATCGTCACTGGCATCAACAAGCACATCTCCAGCTATTTTATTGACTCAGAGTGGCCATAATGGGAATAAAGTCTCACTAACTCCCCCTGCTTCTAACACTCTTGGTATCTCCACTTTAAAATCAGCCTCCCCCTCACAgactccctcttcttcctctttcacctCATTATCCACCTCTCGCACAAAGACACCCATGATGACTCACTCAGCCAACATCCCAGACGCTGCAGAGTCCACTCTCTCCAACACACCGACACCATCACCCACTCAGTCTGATACTGTAgatgcacacacagatgtggCAGACACAGACGGCAGGACGAATACACacggcacacagacacacacagaaacacacacagccttaGGCAAACATGCTGATAGACCCCCAAGCAAACATAGCGAAGAGCTGGAGAGGAATTTGTTGGGTGTACCATATGTGTCCCactcctccatctctgtctcgcccactctctcctccacttcctcctcgcCTACTGCAAAAATCACAACTCCTTCAACTACTCCCAAGAGCATTCAGTCTACTAGCTCTGCTACTACATCTACTACCACTACTACACTTCCTACTACAAcaactactactattactacaaGTCCTACCATGTCTACTTCAACTACCATGATTATTCCAACATCTAGCAATACCAGAAGTACTTCAACTACTCATTCCTCCACCACTGGTACTACCACAACTCTTCTTCATACATTTACTACTcccactactactactactactactactactacttcttCAACTACTTCAACAAGCCCTTCTACTACGACTACTACTACGACTACCACCACAGCTCCCATTCTTACATCTACTACTCCCACTACTACTATTACTCTTTCAACTAGCCCTTCCACTGCTTCTACAGCTACCACTTCTGCTACAACTACAACTGATACTCCTACTACTAGTACTAGAATAACCATCTCAGCGGAGACTTCTCCAACCACTACAAGGTCAGCTACACCCAGTACACCTACTACTACTACCATGGTGACATCAACAAGTACCACAGCATCATCCAGACAGAGGCCGAGTGTTGGCAAAGTTGACCCCAGAGGGAGGCCTGTTTCTGGTGCTCCAACCCAGAGTCGACCCCCTACTGATTGGAAGAACCCTGGAGCTAATTCTATCCCCgactcacacagcagcaggccaAACTTACTGCCCTCCCCTCCGCTTCCTGCTGCCCCTGGG CCCCCAGTTGTAAGATCCAGGCCGAGGATTGCAGACCCACACATCAGGACGGCGTCTTTCCCAGCAGAGAGCACTGCCAGGCTGAGTTGTGAAGCTCAAGGAGAGCCGAAGCCCTCCATCACATGGACCAAGGTTGCCACAG gaGCGGTGATGTCAATCCACTCCAGGGCTCAGCGTTTTGAGGTGTTGCCAAATGGCACCCTTGTTATCCAGaatgttcagctgcaggacaGGGGCACATACATCTGCAGTGCACACAGCTTTCTGGGTCGAGACAG ATTATTAACCACCCTGGAGGTGTGGACACGCCCCCCTCGAATGCAGCTGGCCAGCTACAGAGAAGTTACCATTCATCAGGGTGGAGAGGTGCACTTGGAGTGCCAAGCGGATGGCGTTCCCAGCCCTCTGCTCTCTTGGGTACTTCCTGATCGTTCTGTCCTGACCTCCACTGCCCCCTCCACCAGTCGCATCACTATGGACACAAATGGCACCCTCCATATCTCAGTAACTTTACCGAGCGACAGAGGTGTGTATCGCTGCGTGGCCTCAAACTCAGCAGGTGCTGCTAGTGCCTCGGTGCGTGTACACGTGTCCTCGATGCCCCCGGTGATACAGCAACCCAGAGAGGAACACCTGCTCTTGTCTCCGGGGAGGCCTGTTTATGCTCATTGCTCCGCCCGAGGTGCCCCACCACCAGTTCTCCGATGGCGAATCCCAGATGGGACTCTTGTCCGCCCATCCCAGTTTCTCCACGGAAACCTTTTCGTCTTGCCCAATGGGACGCTGCATATTCGAAAAGTTGGGCCTAAAGACTCAGGGAATTACGAGTGCATAGCAAGTAATGCTGTTGGAGCCCACAAGAGAATAGTGAAGGTAGAAATTGAAGCAGAAAGAgggcagggaggaggaagaaatgaaGGGGCAAAAGCAGTCGCTACTGAAAAACCGTCTTCATCTTCTAAAGACAGAACTTTCTCCATTCCCAGCAACCCCTCCAAACCATTCATCCGTCCTCCATCGCCTTTTGATAGATCCAAGACCTTGCCGCTAACCCCCAGCTCTTCTCATTCGTCTTCTCACGCTCAGCAACCCAATCCCACTAACTCACCTCCtaaaatcaatgaaacagtCACCGCCTCCCCCACACACTTGACCAGCATCAACAAAGTGCTGACAAACAACACCAAAGTCTCACCCAGCATCATAAACAACACAAGAGCTATTTCTTCTCCCCCCTCTGACAAAGCTAGAGCCTCAGCTGTTTTGCATCCCTTGCCCATATCCCCCTTTAGTAAAGCCCGTATTGTCTCTACTTCACCCTCCATCACCACTGTCTATTACGGGGGGGTTTTGCAGCTCCATTGCTCTGTAACTGGCAACCCAGCACCCATCATCATTTGGAGAACGCCCAACAGGAAACTGGTTGACATGAACTTCAG TTTTGACCAACGTCTGAAGGTGCATCCCAACGGCAGCCTGTCAGTTCAGGCAGTAACAGAGAAGGATGCAGGAGACTACCTCTGCATCGCACGCAACAAGGTGGCAGATGATTACCGCCTTCTGCGTGTCTCTGTGGCTACTAAACCTGCCAAGATCGAACCCAAGCAGCCAATCAATCAGATGGTGATGTTTGGCAAACCACTGAAG GTGGACTGCCAGGCATCAGGATTGCCTGACCCAGCTGTCCGTTGGAGCCTGCCAGATGGAACCATGGTGAACAGCGTCTTGCAgggggaagaaagaggagggCGAGTAAGACGGCTGACTGTGTTTGACAATGGGACGCTACTGGTTCCAGCAGTGGGTAtgggagaagagggagagtatACGTGTTACGCTGAGAATCAAGGAGGTCAAGACACCATGAAG GTCAAAGTAAAGgtcatgatgacatcaccacCGACGTTCAGTGACGACAGAAGCTACCACGTTGTCAAAGTGCGTCAGGGGATGACTGCCACAATCCACTGCCAGGCCACGGGAGATCCTGCCCCAACGTTGACATGGTTCTCCCCGACAAACCGCGTCATCCCACAAAGTTTGGGATCTGGATTTTACTCTGAGAGGGTTGTGGTGGTCTTGGGCGGAACTCTGGAGGTGCGCATGGCTCAAAAGATCGACACAGGAAACTATACGTGCCGAGCCAGCAACTTAGCCGGAGGGAGGAGAATTGTGGTGGGcctggaggtggagggaggaagaagtctgAGTACCAACAATGGGCCTGGCAGTGTTCAAAGCAGTAGATCTGGGGACAACATTAATAATGCAGGGATAATCCAGAATGGATTTACCAATGGAGTCACAAGCAGGAGCAATAATAGCAGCATTAACGGCTATAGTGATAATAATGGCAGGATAAGAAACTTTGTACCAAACACTGGCGTTAGCATAGCAACCAGTGGCTTTAATCCTGCCCTGAGGAGTGATAGTCATAATGGATTCAACAGGCCTGTCAGTGGAGTTACAACTCAACTCGGTAGCAGTGGAATCAGCACTGGGTTGAGTAGGAATATAGGCATTACAGCAGATAACACTGGAATAAATAGAAATGGACCTGGCATTTTGAGTAGCCAACACAGTGTGGGCAACAGTCACAGAGGAGACAGTGCAGATAGGAATCCTGGGACTAATAATAATGAAGTGATTGCAGGAAAGGCTGATGCTCGAGATAGTGCCAGGATTAGTGCTATTTCTAGAAATGTTGGAGTTTATAGCAGCAGTGTTTCTAATAATGGAGGGAATGGGTTCAGTACAGGAGTGACCAGTGTCAACAGCAGGAATAGTGGTAGTGTGGGTATAGCTGCTGGAAACACAGGTACTAAAAACTCTTCTAACACAGTTGTGGGTTTGGTAACTACAATAAAGCAGCGAGCACTGAAAGGCCAAACTGTTCTGTTGCCGTGCCCCTCCCAAGGTTCCCCGCCCCCTCGCCTGGCCTGGCTCCTGCCTGGTAATGGTGTGCTGCCAGCTCCTTATTATGGCAGCCGACTAACTGTGCACCGAAATGGCTCTTTAGAGCTCCGAGGTGTGCGGGTGAGCGACAGCGGGACCCTGGTATGTGTGGTTAGAAGTGAAAGAGGAGAGACGAGGATACAGGTGGAGCTGGAGatctctgagcagcaggaagtGGAAGCCAGAGCTCCATACAGGGTGGAAAAGCCTGTGCAGGAAAATGCTGGGGTGATTGCGGCGCCCAGCTCAGGAGCCTCACTGGGTCCAGCTCAATCCTTAAGCTCAAGGCCAGTGTTGCCAAGAATCTCAGTCACTCAAAAGCCTCCGCACAGAAGTCCGTCTTTACCTGCTGCACCTCTGCTTCCAGTTGGTGCTCCATCTCGCTCAACTGGTCCTGTCTCAGAGCCAGCGGTGAGCACCAGAACAGCTCCCCTGGTGAGCATCATTAACGGAGAGACCCTTCGTCTGCATTGCCCTGGTTCTCAAACCCAGGGCTCTCTCTCATGGACCATGCCCAGTGGCAAGTCACTATCCAGGGGTGAGAGTGGCGACTCGGGCCGATGCATTGTCCAAGAGGATGGAACACTTACAGTGCACCAGGCCTCCGTGTTCGACCGCGGCACCTACACCTGCAGATCCACCAGCTTCGACTCCTCTTCGGTTTCAGTGGTCACGGTTCCCGTCATCGTTATTGCCTACCCCCCTCGCATCACAATGGGCCCCTCCCCTGTGACCTATACACGACCCGGGGTTGCTGTGGAGCTGCCGTGCCTGACCATAGCAACACCCAAGGCGACAGTTACCTGGGAAACACCAGACCTGACACAGTTGAGGGTGATGGGTCAGGCTCGTATCTATGGCAACCGCTACCTTAGTCCTCAGGGTTCCTTGGTGATACAGAACCCGACAAGTAGGGACACAGGATTTTACAGATGCACCGCCAAAAACGTAATAGGAGTGGACACCAAGGCGACCTACCTGCATGTTATATAA